The sequence TGCGCCGCGGCGACCTCGGGAAGCGAGAGCTCGCGGTCCACGACCTTGCGGATCGTGGGAAGGTCCAGTCCCAGCTCGCGCAGGGTCCGCACGAGGTCCAGGCGTGCGACGGCGTCGATGTTGTAGAGGCGGTAGCCGGCCGGGCTGCGGTCTGTCGGCGCCACGATTCCGCGATCGGAGTAGAACCGAATGGTCTTGACCGTGAGACCGGTCCGCCGAGCGAGCTCGCCGATCGAGTAGAGCGTGTCGCCGTCCATGCCCCCACCTTTGTGTCTCCCCCTACTGGAGACTCAAGTCCCTTCGCCTGCCAGCAGCCAACCACTCCTCATCCACAAGTCTTGACCATTCCTCGTCGATGCCGCCGTCGAGGCCCTGCTGGAAGACACCGCAGACGGGCCCCGGGCCGCTGTCTCCGCTCTTGCCCGCTGCCTCAACGTCCCCCGCCAGACCCTCTACCGGGACTTCCCCGATCAGATCACCCGACTCCAGACGGAAGCGGCCCGCCCGGCGACCCAGCCCCGCGCCCGCAACGCCGACAAGGACCAGCAGACCATCGCCTGCCTGCGCGCAGAGAAGGAGAACCTCACCTGCCACCTGCACATCTACGAAGACCACATCCGGCGCCTGACCCTGGAGAACGAGGCCCTGCGAGTCGCCCTTCAGGCCCACAGCGGCGTCACCCTGATCAGTCTCAGAACGGGAGACACCGCCCCCGGCCGCCCCTGACAGGCCGAGGCGAGGGCGTGGATCAACTCGGGGTTGTGACGCCAGCGCCCAACTGCCGCTCGATCTCCACTGCCGGGAACGGCGTCTGCTTGTTCTCGGTGAACAGACTGCGGAAGAAGGAGTCCACGACGACGGTAGGGCGTGCGTGCCGGTCGATGATGGCCGTGATCTCGGGTGCGATGCCGCCAGGTCGCCGGCCTGCGATCCAGTCGTGCAGGAAGACTTCGCGTTCCGTGTCACCTCGCACTCCGTCGAGCAAGTGGTATTGGAGCAGGTGGCTCGCGGTGTAGCAGCGGTCGTACGCGAGGTGGTCCGAGAGGAAGTCGGACTCGTCCGCCGTGAGGTCGAAGCGGGAGCTCAGGGCAAGACCGAAGTCGGCGAAGTAGAGCTGGCGGCCATCGGTCAGGATGTTGGCAAAGTGAGCATCGAAGTGGACAAGTCCGCGAGAACTCATGAAGGCAGCTCCGTCCATCAGAGCTTCCTCCACCCAACGCAAGGGCGAGCCGTCCCCGCCTTCCGGCACGGCGGTATTGCGGTGGTCGGCCAGCCATCCGGCGAGTGTGTGCGGCACGTACTCCAGGAAGACCACCAGGCTGCACGAGGACTGGCCGATGGCCTCCAACCGGTCACGAACGGCGGGTGATCCCTCCCAGTGCGCGACGGCCCCCTCCAGGCCCCCGAACTCGTCGGTGAATCCTTCGGGAGGGGAGTCAGGCAGAACCCGCCAGTGGTACATCAGGGGGAATCCCCCGTACTCGCCGCTGAGAACCCAGTTGGTGGTCATGATGTGCACGGCGAGCTCCCGCCAGGCACCGAACCCGGCCGAGCCCACTCCGTACTGGTAGAACATCGGCAGTTCGAAGACGTTCGCCGTCGACCGCGTGTTCTCCGGCCGTAATTCGGTGTCCGTCAACGGAATCCGCTTGACGAAGACGCGAGTTCCGTCGATGTCCACCTCTGCCGACCTGCCGCCGATGCCCGACCCGAGCGGGGTAGCGGCTGCCACGGCCTCCCCGAGCCGGTGGTCGCTCAGCAAGGAGAGCTGAGTGCTCACGGTCCCGTGACCAGCCAGGCGCGTGGCGCGCAGCAAATCCTGGTCCAGCATCGACGGCTCCTCGGTGCCCGAACCAGGGCTTCGGCGATCCCACGTACGGCACCGACCCTGCGCTGAAAGGGGCAGCCGCTCTCATAAACAACGCTTTGCCCGAGCAAGATCACAGTGGACGACGGACACTTTCAAACACTGCTGTCGGTGATCCCGGCTATTCGATGTTGCGGAATTGGTTGTCGACGCGCGGTCGACCGCCTCCGTTGGCAGGATCTGCGGCAGCTTCCGGTAGCCAAATCGCCGGCGTCTGGTTGGGCTGCGCCGAGGCGAACGAACCGCTCGGGCGGCCTACGCCCGCCAGCGCGGGCGGCGGGCGTCACTTCTCGTTCGCGCCGGGTTCCGCGCTGATGGATGCCTGGTAGACATCCGCGTAGGTGGGGGAGTCCTTGACCAGGTCGTCGCAGAACGCGGCGACGTCGGTGCCGATGAGTTCCAAGACGCCCTTGCCTGCGGCGACGCCCTCCTCGAAGAAGTCGACGATCCCGGGGAGCAGGGAGCCGTCAGACAGGCTGATCGGTCCGACCTTGAACAGGTACCTCTGCATCTCCTTGTAGACGATCTGATAGTCCGGCGGGAGAACCTTGATCCGAGCCACGTGCGCCCGCCACTGTTTCTTGCCCTCGATGATGTCTTGGATGCTCATGTCAGCCTCCCAGCCGGCTCAGTTTCCTTGCGACGTTCCTGTTCAACTGCTCGCGCCACCGGTCGCGATAGGTTCGAGCCCCTTCTCCACCGGCAAGCGCGGTGCAGAAGCCTCCGATGTCGTCGCCGAACACCTCGTGAATGCTCTGCCCGTCCGTCGCTGCTACTTCGAGCAGCCCCAGGGCGGCGTCGAGGATCGGCATCAGGTTGCGGCCGGTGAAGTCCCCGTAGGGGAAGAGGTGGGCGATGATCTGTCCCCACGCCGCCCGGTAGCCGTCCGGCAGGGCCTCGGCCCGGGCTTCGAACGCCTTCCATTCCCTGCGGAGATCGTTGCCTGTGACCTTCTCCCAGAAGTTCATCTCCCGCCCTCCTTGAGCCTGTCGATGCGTGATGAGACGTACTGCCATTTCGCCCAGAACTTCGCGAGTTCCTGGCGTCCGGCATCGTTGAGCGTGTAGAACTTGCGCGGCGGACCGACCCCGGATGGTCGTTTCGTCACCTGGACGAGCCCGTTCTTCTCCAGCCGCAGCAAGATGGTGTACACCGTCCCCTCGATGACGTCGGCGAAGCCGAGCTCGTTCAGCTGACGGGTGATGGCGTACCCGTAGGTTTCCTCGCTGCCGATGATTTCGAGCACGCACCCTTCGAGCGTGCCCTTCAACATCTCCGTCAGGTCCTCCATCGCGGGCGCTCCTCAGTCTGTCGGTACTACGTGCTACCGAGTACCGCTATACGGTACCACCGAGTAGTGGAGGGCGGCAGTACCTCCGGTAGGCGTAAACCCGGGACCGGCCGGCGAGGGCCCGGGCTCCACAGCGGCGGCCACTCATCGGCCCGGCTCCGCAGTCAACGGGGGCTCGGGTCATCACCTCAACGCCCCGATCCTCGATCTCCACAGGCTGCTTGTCGGCCAGCTTGCACCTGTCGGCAAACGATGGCGGCCGGCGCGTCCAATGAACCCGTGCCATCCGGGGGTTCGCGGCAGCGGACCGGCTCGGGCGCGTCGGTCCCGAAGAACGAGACCAGGAGAAGGCCCCCTGGCGCCAGGACACGCGCCGGGCAGCTCGACCCGGCCTGGGACCCGATGGACGTCCTGGTCATCGTCAGCCAGATCGCCACCGGCTGGGCCAGCCAGCCCCATCCCGGCCGGCATCGACCGCGACACATTCCTGAGGGTCCGCAGGGCGGCGATCGTCACCGCCGTCGGGCAACTGTTCCCCGCCGCAGCCGCCCACAAGATGGACGAGACCGCCTGACCGTTATCCGCGGCCCTCGCACTCAGACATCATCAACTCGGCGAGGTACCCGGTGTAGGAGAGCCCTCTGGCGCTCAACAGCTCAGGAGCGCGGTGAGTAGGGACGGCCGTGGAGTTCTGAGGCGTAGGAAGCGGTGCTGGCTGAGGCTTCGGAGGCCCAGCGTTCTGCGGAGGTGATGTTCAGGCCGAGGAGACGGGCGAGGACTACCGGGGGTAGTTCGGCGGCGAGTTCGAACAATGCGGTGTTGCGAGCGGGGCGGGCCCGGATGCCGAGTTGGTTCAGACGCACGGAACGGCACGCTCGGTCAGGCGCGGTACTTCATCACTGATCTGCCCGCCCTGCACATGCCTATTCCTTCGACTCGCACGCCGGTGTCACCGTCTACGCCATCAGCCACCATGGCGGCGGCGGGTGCCTTTACCGGGCGATCCTGCCGGACGACTACGACAACAACTGGACCGCCTGGGCGACCAAGTTCGACGGGGTGATTGACACCAATATGGGGTGCGAGCCGGGTTGATCCATCGATGAGTTCCTCTCGTACCAGGGGCTCGTGGCTTCTCGTCGCGGCCCTGTTTCTGGCCGCCGGATGCGCCGCCCCGGCCCGCTCACCTCGCCCCGACCCCGACGACGTGATCAAGGCCGCCACCCAGCAGCTCACCGACGGCTGCCTCAGTCGGCAGGGGCTTGTCCCGCCCCGGCCGGGGCAGAGTCCGACATCCGAGCAGCAACAGAGGGTCAGTGCCGCGCTCTTCGGTTCGGGCCCGGCCCAGCTGTCCGTCAGCCTCCCCACCGGATACGTCGTACGTACCCACACCGACGGCTGTCTTGCCGCCGCACAGCAGCGGCTCTACGGGGATCAGCCGGGCTGGTTCCGGGCGTCCGTGATCGTCAACAACTTCAAGCCCGAGGCCGACCACAACCACCAGAGCCTCGCCGAGGTCCGCGCCCGGCACCCCGCCGAGATCGCCGACTTCGATCGGCTGCGCGCCCACGCGCTGTCCCAAGCCACCGCCCTGCTCAGTAACCGAACGACGACAGGAGAACCGTCCCCATGAAGCGCATCAGCGCCCTCCTCGCCGCCACCCTCATCTCCGCCGGAGCCGTCCTCGCCACCTCCTCCACCGCCCAGGCCTCCGCCCCCTGCCGCAGCGGCTACTTCTGTGTCTGGACCGACGCCGACTTCCAGGGCATGAAAATCGAGCACATCGGCGACGACCACTGGTGGGAGGGCGACATGTTCAAGCACGATTCGTCGTGGGCGAACCACGGGATCTCCGGGCCCGGGGTCAAGGACCACGTCAACGTCTATGAGGGGCGTGAACTGCTCGGGCGGGCCACCATCTGCCTCGCGCCCGGGCAGGAGGTCAGTTACAGCCAGAGCGCCAACGACCAAGGCGGGTCGCACACTTGGACCTCCGGCTGCTAGAAGATCGATTCCAAGGGTTGGCTGCACGCATGAGACGAGGGAGTCCACAGTCAGGTTGTGACGCCAGACATGGACTCCCTCGCGACCGCACTCTACGTCAGGACCGACGACCTGCTGCAGGGTTCGCCGCAGCTCGCTCCATGGCGGCCGGCGTCCGGCATAACGCCGCAGCTCAGCGATGCCGAACTGGTGACGCTGTCGATGATGCAGGCAATGCTCGGCTACACCTCTGAGGCGCGGTGGCTCCGGCACGCCCGGGCCCACCTCAGGCACCTGTTCCGTACCTGCCGAAGCAGCTCGGCTACAACAAGAGGCTGCGCAAGGCGGCCGAGCTCATCCGGCACGTCATGCGCGAGCTGGCTACGGACACCGCGCTGTGGACCGACGACGTGTGGGTGGTGGACTCTACGCCGATCGAGTGCGGCCGCTTTCGGGAGAC is a genomic window of Streptomyces griseochromogenes containing:
- a CDS encoding peptidase inhibitor family I36 protein; amino-acid sequence: MKRISALLAATLISAGAVLATSSTAQASAPCRSGYFCVWTDADFQGMKIEHIGDDHWWEGDMFKHDSSWANHGISGPGVKDHVNVYEGRELLGRATICLAPGQEVSYSQSANDQGGSHTWTSGC
- a CDS encoding PadR family transcriptional regulator; this translates as MEDLTEMLKGTLEGCVLEIIGSEETYGYAITRQLNELGFADVIEGTVYTILLRLEKNGLVQVTKRPSGVGPPRKFYTLNDAGRQELAKFWAKWQYVSSRIDRLKEGGR
- a CDS encoding DUF1048 domain-containing protein; translated protein: MNFWEKVTGNDLRREWKAFEARAEALPDGYRAAWGQIIAHLFPYGDFTGRNLMPILDAALGLLEVAATDGQSIHEVFGDDIGGFCTALAGGEGARTYRDRWREQLNRNVARKLSRLGG
- a CDS encoding DUF1048 domain-containing protein; its protein translation is MSIQDIIEGKKQWRAHVARIKVLPPDYQIVYKEMQRYLFKVGPISLSDGSLLPGIVDFFEEGVAAGKGVLELIGTDVAAFCDDLVKDSPTYADVYQASISAEPGANEK